Proteins from a genomic interval of Hydrogenophaga sp. PAMC20947:
- a CDS encoding PACE efflux transporter produces the protein MTRRVVQAVLYEALAVAFVAPVLVILFGRSPGSTMALTLAMSLIALAWNYGFNALFERWEVHQAVKGRSWRRRVAHGILFEGGLALILVPFMALWLGVGLWEALLADIGILLFFLVYTVVFTWSFDRVFGLPLAAARPKTS, from the coding sequence ATGACCCGCCGCGTGGTCCAGGCGGTGCTGTACGAAGCGCTGGCGGTCGCTTTTGTGGCGCCTGTGCTGGTGATTCTGTTTGGGCGTTCGCCTGGGTCCACCATGGCGTTGACGCTGGCCATGTCCTTGATTGCTCTGGCCTGGAACTATGGGTTCAATGCGCTGTTTGAGCGCTGGGAAGTACACCAGGCAGTGAAAGGCCGGTCCTGGCGGCGCCGGGTTGCCCATGGGATCCTTTTTGAAGGGGGGCTGGCGCTCATCCTGGTGCCGTTCATGGCCCTTTGGTTGGGCGTGGGTCTGTGGGAGGCTTTGCTGGCCGATATCGGCATTCTGTTGTTTTTTCTGGTCTACACGGTGGTGTTTACCTGGTCTTTTGACCGTGTTTTTGGACTGCCGCTGGCCGCCGCCCGGCCAAAGACCTCGTGA
- a CDS encoding TonB-dependent receptor, translating to MPFHCPPPFFNHRRSAGSHHPLKVLVACLAGLWVSGAWAASAVKPVDATWMSLEELMLVEVSSAAKRPQTLADTTAAAYVVGRDDIRRSGATHVAEVLRLVPGVQVSRIDGSRYAVSIRGFSNRYSGKLLVLQDGRTLYSPLFGGTYWEAQDVVLEDVERIEVIRGSGGTLWGANAVNGVINIITRQAKDTQGTFLEAKAGSLEQGVALRHGTTLGEDGHMRAYLKLDDHEALDTPTGEQAHDAWRQKRAGFRADFGPTLADRMTVQGDVYETLAQQSLLYMNESTLSSGYVPDTSKLSGVNLLARWQHQEAPDRSWHVQAYVDQARVSGLVQKSQTDTLDLEWQSRMPLGADHDVTWGLGYRLARMSLDGNFNITMTPSEDSLRTYSGFVQDEIRLRDDWQLTLGSKLEHNEITGLEVQPNARLLWRASPTDSVWAAISRSVQTPSLAITTVDSHVATQELPVVGPAVVAPRGNPDLSSEVVVSRELGYRGQLTPALSLDAALFHNTYKGVVAREFGALAFEPYPVLPVNFSNNFKGTTYGFEVASSWQVAQSWQLKGSYSWLNMSLNPKSPGIQAIPAFGQEHSSPQHLLQLHSLHNLSHNLELDANLYFNSKLGFLTPDGQVDLGSHTRLDLRLGWRPARNLEVSLVGRNLLTQRNSEYVAEDVMASEVPRSVLLQAKWTY from the coding sequence ATGCCCTTTCATTGCCCGCCGCCTTTCTTCAATCACCGCCGTTCTGCTGGATCGCACCATCCGCTCAAGGTGCTGGTCGCTTGCCTGGCTGGGTTGTGGGTGTCTGGCGCATGGGCCGCATCGGCGGTCAAACCGGTTGACGCCACCTGGATGTCGCTGGAAGAGTTGATGTTGGTCGAGGTGAGTTCCGCCGCCAAGCGCCCGCAGACGCTGGCCGACACCACCGCGGCCGCCTACGTGGTGGGGCGAGATGACATACGCCGCTCGGGCGCGACCCATGTGGCCGAAGTCCTGCGTCTGGTGCCGGGGGTGCAGGTGTCGCGCATCGATGGCAGCCGCTACGCCGTGAGCATCCGGGGCTTCAGCAACCGCTACAGCGGCAAGCTGCTGGTGTTGCAAGACGGGCGCACCTTGTATTCCCCCCTGTTCGGCGGCACCTACTGGGAAGCCCAGGATGTGGTGCTCGAAGATGTGGAGCGCATTGAGGTGATCCGGGGCTCCGGCGGCACCCTGTGGGGCGCCAACGCGGTCAATGGCGTGATCAACATCATCACCCGGCAGGCCAAAGACACCCAGGGCACCTTTTTGGAAGCGAAAGCCGGGTCCCTGGAGCAGGGGGTTGCCCTGCGCCACGGCACCACGCTGGGCGAAGACGGCCACATGAGGGCTTACCTCAAACTGGATGACCACGAGGCCCTGGATACGCCCACAGGTGAGCAAGCACATGACGCCTGGCGCCAGAAACGCGCCGGCTTTCGTGCCGACTTCGGGCCCACCCTGGCCGACCGTATGACGGTGCAGGGCGATGTGTACGAGACCCTTGCCCAGCAGAGCCTCCTGTATATGAACGAGTCCACCTTGTCTTCGGGCTACGTGCCCGATACCTCCAAGCTGTCGGGGGTCAATCTGCTGGCCCGCTGGCAGCACCAGGAAGCGCCTGACCGCAGCTGGCATGTCCAGGCCTATGTGGATCAGGCCAGGGTGAGCGGCCTGGTCCAAAAAAGCCAGACCGACACCTTGGACCTCGAATGGCAAAGCCGCATGCCGCTGGGCGCCGATCACGACGTGACCTGGGGTCTGGGCTACCGGCTTGCACGCATGAGCCTGGACGGCAATTTCAACATCACCATGACGCCCAGCGAAGACAGCCTGCGCACCTACAGCGGCTTTGTGCAAGACGAAATCCGCCTGCGCGACGATTGGCAGCTCACGCTGGGCAGCAAGCTGGAACACAACGAGATCACCGGTCTCGAAGTGCAGCCCAACGCGCGCCTGCTGTGGCGCGCCTCCCCGACCGACAGCGTCTGGGCGGCGATTTCCCGCTCGGTGCAAACGCCCTCACTGGCCATCACAACGGTGGATTCCCATGTCGCGACGCAGGAGTTGCCGGTGGTGGGGCCCGCCGTGGTGGCGCCGCGCGGCAACCCGGATCTGAGTTCGGAAGTGGTCGTTTCCCGTGAGCTGGGCTACCGGGGGCAGCTGACGCCGGCGCTCAGCCTGGACGCTGCGCTGTTCCACAACACCTACAAGGGCGTGGTTGCCCGTGAGTTCGGTGCGTTGGCGTTCGAGCCTTATCCGGTGCTGCCGGTGAACTTCAGCAACAATTTCAAAGGCACGACCTACGGTTTTGAGGTGGCGAGCAGCTGGCAAGTCGCGCAAAGCTGGCAACTGAAGGGCAGCTACAGCTGGCTGAACATGAGCCTGAACCCCAAGAGCCCGGGCATCCAGGCCATTCCGGCCTTTGGCCAAGAGCACAGCTCTCCACAACACCTGTTGCAGCTGCATTCATTGCACAACCTGAGCCACAACCTGGAGCTGGATGCCAATCTGTATTTCAACAGCAAGCTGGGCTTCCTGACGCCCGACGGACAAGTCGATCTGGGCAGCCACACCCGCCTCGATCTGCGCCTGGGCTGGCGTCCCGCGCGCAACCTGGAGGTCAGCCTTGTCGGGCGTAACCTCTTGACGCAGCGCAACAGCGAGTACGTGGCTGAAGACGTTATGGCCAGCGAAGTGCCGCGCAGTGTCCTGTTGCAGGCCAAGTGGACCTATTGA
- a CDS encoding YfiR family protein produces the protein MAHLVTLRGVAVGLLALLGCLAGPGVARADAVSEAAVKAGFVFNFIKFTQWPNAKEGDRSPLQVCAVDANPLDGQLAALNGRPVGARAIEVQVQVPATDLKTCQVLVFSGADTNRIDTVIRGLGNAPVLTIADVPGFVQVNGMIGMRLEDNRVRFDVNLGAAQRAGLQLNSQMVQLAGRVLR, from the coding sequence ATGGCGCACCTCGTCACCCTTCGGGGGGTTGCAGTGGGGCTTCTGGCTTTGCTGGGCTGCCTCGCGGGCCCGGGCGTGGCTCGGGCGGATGCCGTGAGCGAAGCGGCGGTCAAGGCGGGCTTTGTTTTCAATTTCATCAAGTTCACGCAGTGGCCCAATGCCAAAGAAGGCGATCGTTCGCCGCTGCAGGTTTGCGCCGTTGATGCCAATCCCCTCGATGGACAGCTGGCTGCGCTGAACGGGCGGCCGGTCGGTGCGCGTGCGATCGAAGTGCAGGTTCAGGTGCCCGCCACCGATCTGAAAACCTGTCAGGTGCTGGTCTTTTCTGGCGCCGACACCAACCGGATCGACACCGTGATCCGCGGGTTGGGCAATGCGCCTGTGTTGACCATCGCCGATGTGCCGGGCTTTGTGCAGGTCAACGGCATGATCGGCATGCGCCTGGAAGACAACCGCGTGCGCTTTGACGTCAACCTGGGCGCTGCCCAGCGTGCCGGGTTGCAGCTCAACAGCCAAATGGTGCAGCTGGCCGGGAGGGTGCTGCGATGA
- a CDS encoding response regulator translates to MKNWRDWSIARKLGWLLAFNTGVVVLVVAMVFTVGTAFSRFVEAREQVSALAGMVGENVRAALAFDDPDSALRTLQALQSKEEVADAVLTNAKGEVFAQVSFQDDEDNDTLESLVRLFSGGKIKVSHQIVDGSVPLGRVDLSIRLSAIWIELVRGLLQMTLIAVSLGALAVLLGTRLHRFLSVPILDLARVSNEVSREQDFSLRAVKVANDEVGALVDGFNGMLSEIEARDEALRQERATLEQRVEQRTADLSQAMEEAERANRVKSEFLSTVSHELRTPLTAIAGSIGLLSGGALGALPPAIQGMLDIAQKNSQRLTFLINDLLDMEKLLAGKLHFDMVGQELMPLVEQSLADNQAYGGQYGVRYVLARRLNGVSVEVDAQRLQQVMANLLSNAAKFSPANAVVTVEVGMHQGRVRVSVHDKGEGVPAEFQTRIFQKFSQADASDTRQKGGTGLGLAITRELVERMDGEVGFYSDTGQGACFYFELPLWNPYLSRPAPIPALAGLDNRPRVLVVEDDTDVADLLSMMLREANYSVDIVVSGAEALAYARRKPYAAISLDLRLPDGSGLDVIRTLRAEPGTALMPIVVVAAKMDEGRRELGRDFPGIEWLAKPIDQAAFIRAIDRSIDPDAKPLTRVLHVEDDRELHEAVREMAGRGFEFALAVTLREARARVALQQFDVVILDLALPDASGWALLPDIRANQPNARVVVLTGTYVDPDLVEQVDTVLHKSKVSPQALLEAMGADRQTSRWGELMP, encoded by the coding sequence ATGAAGAACTGGCGCGACTGGTCCATTGCCCGAAAACTGGGGTGGCTGCTGGCCTTCAACACCGGCGTTGTGGTGCTGGTGGTGGCCATGGTCTTTACCGTGGGGACCGCCTTCAGCCGTTTTGTCGAGGCGCGCGAACAGGTCAGCGCGCTGGCGGGCATGGTGGGTGAAAACGTTCGAGCCGCACTGGCCTTTGACGATCCGGACAGTGCCTTGCGCACCCTGCAGGCCTTGCAAAGCAAAGAAGAGGTGGCTGATGCCGTCTTGACCAATGCCAAGGGTGAGGTGTTTGCACAGGTGTCGTTTCAGGACGACGAGGACAACGACACGCTGGAGTCGCTGGTCCGGCTTTTCTCCGGCGGAAAGATCAAGGTCTCGCACCAGATCGTGGATGGGTCGGTGCCATTGGGACGCGTGGATTTGTCGATTCGCCTGTCGGCCATCTGGATCGAATTGGTTCGGGGTTTGCTGCAGATGACATTGATTGCCGTGAGTCTGGGTGCCCTGGCGGTTTTGCTGGGAACCCGGTTGCACCGTTTCCTGAGTGTGCCCATTCTGGATCTGGCACGGGTGTCCAATGAGGTCTCACGGGAACAGGATTTCTCGCTCCGCGCGGTCAAGGTGGCCAATGACGAGGTGGGTGCACTGGTGGATGGGTTCAACGGCATGTTGTCCGAAATTGAGGCCCGCGACGAGGCGCTGCGCCAGGAGCGGGCGACCTTGGAGCAGCGGGTGGAACAGCGCACGGCAGACCTTTCACAGGCCATGGAGGAGGCCGAACGGGCCAACCGGGTCAAATCGGAGTTTTTGTCCACCGTCAGCCATGAACTGCGCACCCCTTTGACGGCCATTGCGGGATCGATCGGGCTGTTGTCGGGCGGCGCCCTTGGGGCATTGCCTCCCGCCATTCAGGGCATGCTGGACATTGCCCAGAAGAACAGCCAGCGCCTCACATTTTTGATCAATGACTTGCTCGACATGGAGAAGCTGCTGGCGGGCAAATTGCATTTCGACATGGTCGGCCAGGAGCTCATGCCCCTGGTGGAGCAGTCGCTGGCGGACAACCAGGCTTACGGTGGCCAGTATGGGGTGCGCTATGTGCTCGCCCGGAGGCTGAATGGGGTGAGTGTGGAAGTGGACGCTCAGCGCCTGCAGCAGGTGATGGCCAATCTGTTGTCCAACGCGGCAAAATTCTCGCCGGCAAATGCCGTTGTGACGGTGGAGGTGGGAATGCATCAGGGCCGGGTTCGGGTGTCTGTGCACGACAAGGGCGAGGGTGTGCCCGCTGAGTTCCAGACCCGCATCTTTCAGAAGTTTTCGCAAGCCGACGCTTCCGACACCCGCCAGAAAGGTGGCACGGGTCTGGGTCTGGCCATCACGCGCGAGCTGGTGGAGCGCATGGACGGTGAAGTGGGTTTTTACTCTGACACCGGCCAGGGCGCCTGCTTCTACTTTGAATTGCCGCTCTGGAATCCTTACCTGTCTCGCCCTGCGCCCATACCCGCCCTGGCGGGGCTGGACAACAGGCCACGGGTGTTGGTGGTGGAAGACGACACCGATGTGGCCGACCTGTTGTCCATGATGCTGCGGGAGGCCAATTACAGCGTGGATATCGTGGTCTCCGGTGCCGAAGCCCTGGCCTATGCCAGGCGCAAGCCCTATGCGGCGATCAGCCTGGATTTGCGCCTGCCCGACGGCTCTGGTCTGGACGTGATCCGGACCCTGCGCGCCGAGCCGGGGACGGCTTTGATGCCCATCGTCGTGGTGGCAGCCAAGATGGATGAGGGCCGGCGCGAGCTGGGTCGTGATTTTCCGGGCATCGAGTGGCTGGCCAAGCCCATCGATCAGGCCGCGTTCATCCGGGCAATTGATCGGTCCATTGATCCTGACGCCAAGCCATTGACGCGGGTGCTGCATGTGGAGGACGACCGCGAACTGCACGAGGCCGTTCGAGAAATGGCGGGGCGTGGGTTTGAGTTTGCACTGGCGGTCACTTTGCGCGAGGCTCGGGCCCGTGTGGCCTTGCAGCAGTTTGATGTGGTGATCCTGGATCTGGCCTTGCCCGATGCGTCGGGGTGGGCCTTGCTGCCCGATATCCGGGCCAACCAGCCAAATGCCCGGGTGGTGGTGCTCACCGGCACCTATGTCGATCCAGATCTGGTTGAACAAGTGGATACTGTGTTGCACAAGTCCAAGGTTTCACCACAGGCCTTGCTGGAGGCCATGGGAGCCGATCGACAAACCTCAAGATGGGGAGAACTGATGCCATGA
- a CDS encoding response regulator translates to MNTLKRLLYVEDEPDIRAVAQVALQHIGGFELKVCESGEQAVREAVAFAPDMVLLDVMMPGMDGPGTLRALRALPELRAVPVAFMTAKVQPNEVAEFIAMGAVDVIAKPFNPMTLADQVRALWEHHHG, encoded by the coding sequence ATGAATACTTTAAAGCGCTTGCTGTACGTTGAAGACGAGCCCGATATTCGTGCGGTGGCGCAGGTCGCACTTCAGCACATTGGCGGTTTTGAACTCAAGGTGTGCGAGTCGGGGGAGCAAGCCGTGAGGGAAGCGGTGGCTTTTGCGCCCGATATGGTGCTGCTTGACGTGATGATGCCCGGCATGGACGGCCCCGGTACCTTGCGGGCCCTGCGAGCGCTGCCTGAGTTGCGCGCTGTCCCGGTCGCCTTCATGACCGCCAAGGTTCAACCCAATGAAGTCGCCGAGTTCATAGCGATGGGCGCGGTTGACGTGATCGCCAAACCCTTTAATCCCATGACGCTGGCCGATCAGGTGCGCGCATTGTGGGAGCACCACCATGGCTAA
- a CDS encoding response regulator encodes MANTSGPQGSGVDVSEALRALRTQFLARLPGRLNDVQRMWDELSTRPWSQVQAETLHRAVHSLTGTSGTFGLKVFSGASRQFESRLHAALERRHVPLETEWSALHLAHQNLCSAPHDVLVLEQPEAFQTPAAANTPPAGGAVGVATDRWRVLLVDDDEAVLAVHAAVLRQAGMEVLALTRPTETIEAVKRFEPDVVLLDVYMPESSGPQVAAALREMEDWLHLAILFLSSETDLTQQLLALDLGGDDFLIKPVQPAHLVAAVNARARRARHNLSVQRRLQTALYEREREHLALDHHAIVCITDVGGFLTYANDRFCEVSGYPRGELLGQHMSLLRSGEHPPAFFEHLRQEIQAGRVWQGEVCSRRKDGRLIWLASTATPFMDALGKPYQFVSIHTDITHIKDGQATLKRQRDLQRVIGEAAASMVAAEAPELMPTIQEALQASAEQLNADRGYLILFSRDGRRVNRLMGWDAPSQKALQIGVLNQAFPSEGSAKDWLEQKSSWLVGQFLSLNTLLIPDAQSLGQAAAADAAYLLKMGVRALIAVPLTVQGQLVGLLGYGCAHSRPDWLAPEVDALKVLSEVIGSALARRRVERALRESESRLHFLVAASPVTIYTCSVTAPHALTYVSPNLTRLTGYEPEKFLQQTRFWLSHIHPEDRRRVVEQLPKLWADDVHQQEYRLRTQDGNYLWVHDQLRLVRDLAGEPQEIIGYWMDITERKGYEDALSTFNDELEHQVQLQTRSVIESERMARATLDALSARVVILDHHGVILAANRTWAEFRQGQAGFEPAAEGQNYLELCDRLCDTGTTAGKPIATGIRQLIAGELDEFFHEYVVEGGVDPRWFVCRVDRFPGQGDVRVVVSHEDITLLKLSERQQMRSQRLESLGTLAGGVAHDLNNALAPILMGMEVLKEDYPGEANVLSMIQASARRGADMVRQLLAFAKGADGERVVLDAAQLVHEVESLMRGSFPKNIQLVVNCEPLLPGVLGDSTQLHQVLLNLCVNARDAMPQGGTLGLSADCFHVDAAFVRLAPEAREGRYVRLQIIDSGAGVAPEILDRIFDPFFSTKSLDKGTGLGLSTVVGIVKGHKGFLQVQSKVGEGSKFSFYLPAHEMTAVVAVEPIQEAPFVGAGEQVLFVDDEPAVRDMGRAVLTRLQLAPILATDGADGLVKATQHQHSLRAVITDMHMPFMDGLAFARSLRRGLPDIPIIVCSGRLDETVAAEFQSLGQTVRLDKPFTEVQLTAALRMVLKPA; translated from the coding sequence ATGGCTAATACGTCGGGGCCGCAGGGTTCTGGCGTCGACGTGTCCGAGGCCCTCAGGGCGCTGCGGACCCAGTTCCTCGCCCGTTTGCCTGGACGTCTGAATGACGTTCAGCGCATGTGGGATGAGCTGTCGACCCGTCCCTGGTCTCAGGTGCAGGCAGAGACGCTGCACCGGGCGGTTCACAGCCTGACCGGCACGTCGGGCACCTTTGGGCTGAAGGTTTTTTCGGGCGCATCGAGGCAGTTTGAATCCCGGTTGCACGCAGCGCTGGAGCGCAGGCATGTGCCGCTTGAGACCGAATGGTCGGCTTTGCATCTGGCCCATCAAAACCTGTGTTCCGCCCCCCATGATGTCCTGGTGTTGGAGCAGCCAGAGGCGTTTCAAACCCCTGCGGCGGCAAACACGCCTCCGGCCGGCGGAGCGGTGGGCGTGGCAACGGATCGCTGGCGCGTTTTGCTGGTGGACGATGACGAGGCGGTGCTCGCGGTTCATGCGGCTGTCTTGCGACAGGCCGGCATGGAGGTTTTGGCGTTGACCCGGCCAACAGAAACGATTGAAGCGGTCAAGCGATTTGAGCCCGACGTCGTATTGCTGGACGTGTACATGCCCGAGTCCAGCGGGCCCCAGGTAGCGGCCGCTTTGCGGGAGATGGAAGACTGGTTGCATCTGGCCATCTTGTTCCTGTCCAGTGAAACCGATCTCACCCAGCAGTTGCTGGCGCTGGACTTGGGGGGCGATGACTTCCTGATCAAACCGGTGCAGCCCGCCCATCTGGTGGCCGCGGTGAACGCGCGCGCCCGGCGCGCCCGGCACAACCTCAGCGTTCAGCGCCGTTTGCAGACCGCGCTGTACGAGCGGGAACGCGAGCACTTGGCGCTGGATCACCATGCGATCGTGTGCATCACCGATGTGGGTGGTTTTCTGACCTATGCCAACGACCGGTTTTGCGAAGTGAGTGGGTACCCGCGAGGCGAGCTCCTGGGGCAGCACATGAGCCTGCTGAGATCGGGAGAGCATCCGCCAGCCTTTTTTGAACACCTGCGGCAAGAGATCCAGGCTGGCCGGGTGTGGCAGGGGGAAGTCTGCTCACGGCGCAAAGATGGCCGTTTGATCTGGTTGGCTTCCACGGCCACGCCGTTTATGGATGCCCTGGGCAAGCCTTACCAGTTCGTGAGCATCCACACCGACATCACGCACATCAAGGACGGGCAGGCGACGTTGAAACGCCAACGTGATCTGCAGCGCGTGATTGGTGAAGCCGCTGCGAGCATGGTGGCGGCTGAGGCGCCTGAGCTCATGCCCACCATTCAGGAGGCCTTGCAAGCCAGCGCAGAGCAGTTGAACGCGGACCGAGGGTATCTGATTCTGTTTTCCCGTGACGGCAGGCGTGTGAATCGGCTGATGGGGTGGGATGCACCGAGCCAGAAAGCATTGCAGATCGGGGTGCTCAACCAGGCATTCCCGAGCGAGGGTTCTGCGAAAGATTGGCTGGAACAGAAGTCGTCGTGGCTGGTCGGTCAGTTCCTGAGTCTCAACACGTTGTTGATTCCGGACGCGCAATCGCTGGGGCAAGCTGCGGCAGCCGACGCCGCCTACCTGCTGAAGATGGGGGTGCGGGCGTTGATTGCCGTGCCTCTCACTGTTCAGGGACAGCTGGTTGGTTTGCTGGGCTATGGATGTGCTCACTCGCGGCCCGATTGGCTGGCGCCTGAGGTCGATGCGCTCAAGGTCTTGAGCGAGGTGATCGGCAGCGCGCTGGCACGCCGGCGGGTAGAACGCGCCCTGCGGGAAAGCGAGTCGAGGCTGCATTTTCTGGTGGCGGCCAGCCCCGTGACGATTTACACCTGCTCGGTGACCGCTCCGCACGCGCTGACCTATGTCAGCCCCAACCTCACACGGCTCACCGGCTATGAGCCTGAGAAGTTCCTGCAGCAAACCCGTTTCTGGTTGAGCCATATCCATCCGGAGGATCGGCGCCGCGTGGTTGAGCAGTTGCCCAAACTCTGGGCAGATGACGTGCACCAGCAGGAATACCGGCTGCGCACGCAGGATGGCAATTACCTGTGGGTGCACGATCAGTTGCGTTTGGTGCGCGACCTGGCCGGGGAGCCCCAGGAAATCATTGGCTACTGGATGGACATCACCGAGCGCAAGGGTTATGAGGATGCCCTGTCGACGTTCAACGACGAGCTTGAGCATCAGGTGCAGTTGCAGACGCGCTCGGTGATCGAAAGCGAACGCATGGCCCGCGCGACGCTGGATGCCCTGAGTGCACGCGTGGTGATCCTGGATCACCACGGCGTGATCCTGGCAGCCAACCGGACATGGGCAGAGTTTCGCCAGGGACAAGCCGGGTTCGAGCCCGCCGCAGAGGGTCAAAACTACCTGGAGCTGTGCGACCGCCTGTGCGACACCGGGACCACTGCGGGCAAGCCCATCGCGACAGGCATTCGGCAGTTGATCGCCGGCGAACTCGACGAATTTTTTCACGAATACGTGGTCGAGGGTGGCGTTGATCCGCGTTGGTTTGTGTGCCGTGTGGACCGTTTTCCGGGCCAGGGCGATGTGCGGGTGGTGGTGTCTCATGAAGACATCACCCTGTTGAAACTGAGTGAGCGGCAGCAGATGCGCTCGCAACGGCTGGAAAGCCTGGGTACGCTGGCGGGTGGGGTGGCCCATGACCTGAACAATGCGCTTGCGCCCATCTTGATGGGCATGGAGGTTCTGAAAGAAGACTACCCGGGCGAAGCGAACGTCTTGAGCATGATCCAGGCCAGTGCGCGCCGCGGTGCCGATATGGTGCGGCAACTGCTGGCTTTTGCCAAAGGTGCCGATGGTGAGCGTGTGGTCCTTGATGCGGCCCAGCTGGTTCACGAAGTCGAGAGCTTGATGCGGGGCAGTTTCCCCAAAAATATCCAGCTGGTGGTGAACTGCGAACCCTTGTTGCCCGGTGTGCTGGGCGACTCTACCCAGTTGCATCAGGTGCTGCTGAACCTGTGTGTCAATGCCCGCGACGCGATGCCGCAGGGCGGGACGTTGGGCTTGTCTGCCGACTGCTTCCATGTGGATGCCGCTTTCGTCAGGCTCGCTCCAGAGGCCCGCGAAGGGCGCTATGTGAGGCTGCAGATCATCGACAGCGGAGCCGGCGTCGCGCCTGAGATTCTTGACCGCATCTTTGATCCGTTTTTCTCCACCAAGAGCCTGGACAAGGGGACTGGTCTGGGTTTGTCGACCGTCGTGGGTATCGTCAAGGGCCACAAGGGATTTTTGCAGGTCCAGTCAAAAGTGGGTGAAGGATCGAAATTCTCCTTTTACCTGCCCGCCCATGAGATGACGGCGGTGGTGGCGGTTGAACCCATTCAGGAGGCGCCTTTCGTTGGTGCCGGGGAGCAGGTTCTTTTTGTGGACGATGAGCCCGCGGTCCGCGATATGGGGCGAGCGGTTCTGACCCGGCTCCAACTGGCCCCTATCCTGGCGACCGATGGTGCGGACGGGCTGGTCAAAGCCACGCAACACCAACACAGCTTGCGCGCGGTGATCACCGACATGCACATGCCTTTCATGGATGGGCTGGCCTTTGCCCGCAGCTTGCGGCGCGGCTTGCCTGACATACCGATCATCGTGTGCAGCGGGCGCCTGGACGAGACGGTGGCGGCCGAGTTTCAGTCGCTGGGCCAGACGGTGCGGCTGGACAAACCCTTCACGGAAGTGCAGCTGACGGCCGCATTGCGCATGGTCTTGAAACCAGCCTGA
- a CDS encoding benzoate-CoA ligase family protein, with protein sequence MNKSPAAPPERFNFARHLIDLNAERSGKVALIDDQGTLTYGQLAEQVQRMAAALKALGLRREDRVLLLMHDCNEWVVSFLGALHAGVVPVCVNTLLTAQDYGYMLTNSRAQAALVSGALLPVLQAAMGHQAHELQHTLVSQANGPLPHGTIEMAPYLAMQTADTAPADTHGDEPAFWLYSSGSTGAPKGTVHTQASLYWTAELYGKGVLDLRENDTVFSAAKLFFAYGLGNALSFPLSVGATVILMAERPTPPAVFKRLIGQRPTVFYGAPTGYGGMLASPDLPLREQVALRLCSSAGEALPRDIGERWTAQFGCEIIDGIGSTEMLHVFLSNRPGEVRYGTTGQAVPGYDVQLRDEDGSVITGPNRIGDLYIAGPSAALLYWNNRAKSLDTFQGIWTKSGDKYTRDPDGYYTYAGRNDDMLKVSGIYVSPFEVESTLMQHPAVLEVAVIGKLDKEGLTKSKAYVVLKAGQKATEGELQTFVKEKLAPYKYPRFIEFVAELPKTATGKIQRFKLRERDNQASPR encoded by the coding sequence ATGAACAAGTCTCCAGCCGCTCCACCTGAGCGTTTCAATTTTGCGCGCCACCTCATCGACCTCAACGCAGAGCGCTCTGGCAAGGTGGCTTTGATCGATGACCAAGGCACGCTCACCTATGGACAACTGGCCGAACAGGTGCAACGCATGGCCGCGGCGCTCAAGGCGCTGGGGTTGCGGCGCGAAGACCGGGTGCTCTTGCTCATGCACGATTGCAACGAATGGGTCGTGAGCTTTCTGGGGGCGCTGCATGCGGGTGTTGTGCCCGTGTGTGTCAACACCCTGCTCACCGCTCAGGACTACGGCTACATGCTGACCAACAGCCGCGCCCAGGCGGCCCTGGTCTCAGGCGCCCTGCTGCCCGTTTTGCAGGCGGCCATGGGCCACCAGGCCCACGAACTCCAGCACACCTTGGTCTCCCAGGCAAACGGGCCCCTGCCCCACGGCACCATTGAGATGGCCCCGTACCTTGCAATGCAGACCGCAGACACGGCGCCCGCAGACACCCATGGTGACGAACCCGCATTCTGGCTGTACTCCAGCGGTTCGACCGGTGCACCCAAAGGCACGGTGCACACCCAAGCCAGTCTCTACTGGACGGCTGAGCTGTATGGCAAAGGCGTTCTCGATCTGCGGGAGAACGACACCGTTTTCTCGGCCGCCAAACTGTTCTTCGCCTACGGGTTGGGCAACGCACTGTCCTTCCCCTTGAGCGTGGGCGCCACGGTGATCCTGATGGCCGAACGGCCAACACCCCCAGCGGTCTTCAAACGCCTGATCGGGCAGCGGCCCACTGTTTTTTACGGCGCACCCACCGGCTATGGCGGCATGCTGGCCAGTCCCGACTTGCCTCTGCGCGAGCAGGTAGCACTGCGCCTGTGCTCCTCGGCCGGCGAAGCTTTGCCGCGCGACATCGGCGAACGCTGGACCGCACAGTTTGGCTGCGAGATCATTGACGGCATTGGCAGCACCGAGATGCTGCACGTTTTCTTGTCCAACCGGCCGGGCGAAGTTCGCTACGGCACCACCGGGCAAGCCGTGCCCGGTTATGACGTGCAGTTGCGCGACGAAGACGGCAGCGTCATCACCGGGCCCAACCGGATCGGCGACCTCTACATTGCCGGGCCCAGCGCCGCCCTGCTGTACTGGAACAATCGAGCCAAAAGCCTCGATACCTTTCAGGGGATCTGGACCAAAAGCGGCGACAAATACACGCGCGATCCCGACGGCTACTACACCTACGCGGGCCGCAACGACGACATGCTCAAAGTTAGCGGCATCTACGTCAGCCCATTTGAAGTGGAATCAACCCTGATGCAACACCCGGCCGTGCTGGAAGTGGCCGTGATCGGCAAACTGGATAAAGAAGGCCTGACCAAATCCAAGGCGTATGTGGTGCTCAAAGCCGGCCAGAAAGCCACCGAGGGTGAACTGCAGACCTTTGTGAAGGAGAAGCTCGCGCCCTACAAGTACCCCCGATTCATCGAATTTGTGGCCGAGCTGCCGAAAACAGCAACCGGCAAAATTCAACGCTTCAAATTGCGCGAACGCGATAACCAGGCGAGCCCGAGGTAA